In one window of Helianthus annuus cultivar XRQ/B chromosome 17, HanXRQr2.0-SUNRISE, whole genome shotgun sequence DNA:
- the LOC110922151 gene encoding transcription factor WER, protein MKTDLKKGSWSAEEDQKLISYIEKYGIWNWSQMPRFAGLSRNGKSCRLRWMNYLKPNVKRGNFSKEEEEIILHSHSLLGNRWSAIASKLPGRTDNDVKNYWHTHLKKRAIKHKKLPEKPEQNDTNPSPTYGLDNVEGTQQSTNHSNYVSGSWFTFDDDNPSSSCTTTTNDYGFDQFTAEYHDAGSPGTIDDLQLFWDQLCPVENLEIANNHLDGFSNPISQDSYNDPISSYSIFNNDYITNILPHP, encoded by the exons ATGAAGACAGATTTAAAGAAAGGTTCATGGAGTGCCGAAGAAGATCAAAAGTTGATTTCTTACATTGAAAAATATGGCATCTGGAACTGGTCCCAGATGCCGCGATTTGCTG GTTTGTCGAGAAATGGGAAGAGTTGCCGACTCAGATGGATGAATTATTTGAAGCCTAACGTAAAGAGAGGAAACTTTtcaaaggaagaagaagaaatcATTCTCCATTCTCACTCACTTCTTGGCAATAG GTGGTCAGCGATTGCATCGAAACTTCCAGGGAGGACTGATAATGATGTAAAAAACTACTGGCATACCCATCTCAAGAAACGAGCAATAAAACATAAGAAGCTGCCAGAAAAACCGGAGCAAAATGACACGAACCCATCACCAACATATGGTTTAGATAATGTTGAGGGAACTCAGCAGTCTACTAATCATTCCAATTATGTTTCTGGATCCTGGTTCACTTTTGATGATGACAACCCTTCATCTAGCTGCACTACAACTACCAACGATTACGGCTTTGATCAGTTTACAGCTGAGTATCATGATGCGGGTTCACCGGGGACCATTGATGATCTTCAGCTATTTTGGGATCAACTTTGCCCGGTTGAGAACTTGGAGATTGCAAACAATCACTTGGATGGTTTTTCAAACCCTATTTCTCAAGATTCTTACAATGATCCTATCAGCTCTTACAGCATTTTTAATAATGATTACATCACTAATATCCTGCCCCATCCTTAG
- the LOC110924774 gene encoding uncharacterized protein LOC110924774 has protein sequence MDPPPPPPTTGELIPPFILTSTQPSPNTTMPNTTTKPTPPHDSGFQYSTLPFGQSSGIGGDGYDEGYEDFEGYDEDGYAYGGDGDQGEFGYVQGQPQGMPSVGGVPQQQLIPQHIQPRPQGPQVQHPIPLQQVRPQNARP, from the exons ATGgatccaccgccaccaccacccactacgggtgaactTATACCACCTTTTATACTaacatccactcaaccttcaccaaatactaCCATGCCTAACACCACTACCAAACCTACTCCACCTCATGat TCGGGTTTTCAATATtcgactcttccatttgggcaatcttcgggaaTAGGGGGAGATGGATACGATGAGGGGTATGAAGATTTTGAGGGTTATGATGAAGATGGATATGcatatgggggtgatggagaccAAGGAGAATTTGGTTATGTACAAGGTCAACCTCAAGGAATGCCAAGTGTTGGTGGAGTTCCACAACAACAACTTATTCCACAACATATTCagccaaggccacaagggccacAAGTGCAACATCCtataccattgcaacaagttcgtcCACAAAATGCACGTCCATAA